In Toxoplasma gondii ME49 chromosome VIII, whole genome shotgun sequence, a single genomic region encodes these proteins:
- a CDS encoding hypothetical protein (encoded by transcript TGME49_273650) yields MQPVEQHSRNPTTLAHTKTDIADPFGCWETSPAVVVASAPVLELLRPFTKRQNRESCHYPIKRANEMKTSGDTKFRWFDGGHKVRAENLNFLARDDLNHPPCLPRQCRGAISCQPRMVGCHGNRRAGEAACCIPSVIQSPSYAGLRKYNIESVCVQAG; encoded by the coding sequence ATGCAGCCCGTGGAACAACACTCCCGCAACCCTACCACGTTGGCCCACACCAAAACGGACATCGCTGACCCGTTCGGGTGTTGGGAGACGTCTCCAGCTGTGGTGGTGGCTAGTGCTCCCGTCCTAGAGTTGCTGCGTCCTTTTACGAAACGCCAGAACCGGGAATCGTGCCACTATCCCATCAAACGCGCTAACGAAATGAAGACGAGCGGAGATACGAAGTTTCGATGGTTCGACGGCGGTCACAAAGTGCGGGCGGAAAACCTGAATTTCCTCGCCAGAGATGACCTCAACCACCCTCCCTGCCTTCCACGCCAATGCCGCGGTGCCATCTCCTGCCAGCCGAGGATGGTCGGCTGTCATGGCAATCGCCGGGCTGGCGAGGCCGCCTGTTGTATCCCCTCCGTTATACAAAGCCCGAGCTATGCAGGGTTGAGGAAGTATAATATTGAGTCTGTATGTGTTCAGGCAGGATAG
- a CDS encoding hypothetical protein (encoded by transcript TGME49_273640) — translation MEARERVEDDVLSQQVRPEPEKGLPEIVVCAKTVGMTSSEKVSKPGQGLHQKSRAVSKPKGRVATGRFPVLLKREETPIRATSGHHPKEQGTDASGDESAWSDASSDVEPLTLTSPVRDLKRREFDVKLNVLRSLVKARGSGSLVHRPGVEEGSETDESGCCRIPPQGQLGLEPTVCTPQAAGQARESSAACCESLRSAFLGKKAQRGAMRTAENRRGTRRGVQVMKKKALLAKLCLDNDSGENVQQRRIKESRDRMFGAGRASVDKNRRGRRRVPGGVEGFLGTDNESMWMSTAYLKDRAGDYADDLLDNLGLLATNDFLDRELDRDTLLLDYDDSLFDDDDDLLFPDDPSNSRYFLPDGYPPSPGRRNEERVIDISSPREDKSLSELEKETDDATTWTIMRQMVGSLGVRHWAAFLQVQAEFWLYSSAHRQALITATAAQRFLREAGGTKTGETQEKNGSAKDVTATATACKRREQESAAASVDSRADLTPTLAVKMVAACALRQFDRSNEYLRQLRGRDLNALSEPLQAYLEEAVRFLAENTTPTLPSVQLVPRV, via the exons ATGGAGGCACGAGAAAGAGTGGAAGATGACGTTCTTTCCCAGCAGGTCCGTCCAGAGCCAGAAAAAGGTTTGCCTGAAATTGTGGTCTGTGCAAAGACTGTCGGCATGACCTCGTCGGAGAAGGTGAGCAAACCTGGTCAAGGGCTACATCAGAAATCGAGGGCCGTTTCAAAACCGAAAGGACGCGTTGCCACAGGACGTTTTCCCGTTTTGTTgaaacgagaggaaacgccgaTCCGGGCCACGTCCGGTCACCACCCAAAAGAGCAAGGAACAGACGCATCAGGAGATGAATCTGCATGGAGCGACGCAAGCAGCGATGTAGAGCCCCTTACACTGACATCCCCAGTTCGAGATTTGAAGCGAAGGGAGTTCGATGTGAAACTGAACGTGTTGCGAAGCCTCGTAAAAGCACGAGGCTCAGGCAGCCTTGTCCATCGGCCGGGAGTCGAAGAGGGAAGTGAGACTGATGAGTCCGGATGCTGCCGGATACCTCCACAGGGGCAGCTTGGTTTGGAGCCgactgtatgtacaccgcaggCAGCCGGTCAAGCGAGGGAAAGCTCAGCAGCATGTTGCGAAAGCCTGCGTTCGGCCTTTCTTGGGAAAAAGGCACAGAGGGGGGCAATGCGAACAGCAGAGAACCGACGGGGAACGAGGCGAGGCGTGCAAgtgatgaagaagaaggccctTTTGGCAAAACTGTGTCTTGACAACGATAGTGGTGAAAACGTCCAGCAGCGCAGAATCAAAGAATCACGAGACAGAATGTTCGGTGCCGGGAGAGCAAGTGTCGACAAGAACCGGAGAGGGAGGCGTCGAGTACCAGGGGGGGTTGAGGGATTTCTGGGCACTGACAACGAATCTATGTGGATGAGTACTGCTTATTTGAAAGACCGGGCAGGCGACTATGCAGATGACCTTCTCGACAATCTAGGGCTTCTTGCCACAAACGATTTCCTGGACAGGGAGTtggacagagacacactgCTACTGGATTATGATGATTCTCTCTTTGATGATGACGATGACTTGCTCTTCCCTGACGACCCGTCAAACAGTC GTTACTTTCTCCCGGATGGGTACCCGCCGTCGCCTGGTCGACGAAACGAGGAGCGCGTCATCGACATCTCCAGCCCCAGAGAGGACAAGTCTTTGAGCgaactcgagaaagagacagatgaCGCTACAACGTGGACCATCATGAGACAGATGGTTGGTTCTCTTGGAGTGCGACACTGGGCGGCGTTTCTTCAGGTTCAG GCGGAGTTCTGGCTGTACAGTTCTGCGCATCGGCAGGCCCTTATCACCGCAACTGCTGCCCAGCGGTTTCTACGAGAAGCGGGGGGCACGAAGACCGGAGAAACtcaggagaaaaacggcaGTGCCAAGGATGTAACCGCGACAGCAACCGCTTGCAAgcggagagaacaagagtcAGCTGCCGCATCGGTGGATTCGCGTGCCGACTTGACACCCACTTTGGCTGTTAAGAtggtcgctgcatgcgcacttCGGCAGTTTGACAGAAGCAATGAATATCTGAG GCAATTACGTGGTCGAGATCTGAACGCTCTATCCGAACCCCTTCAAGCGTACTTGGAGGAGGCAGTTCGCTTTCTAGCTGAAAATACAACCCCCACTCTTCCTTCGGTGCAGCTGGTTCCTCGTGTCTAA
- a CDS encoding DnaJ domain-containing protein (encoded by transcript TGME49_273630~Predicted trans-membrane domain (TMHMM2.0):160-180), translated as MSNEKSNHYVTLGVSRTAPASTIRSAYLRLAKQYHPDLNVSASSTEKFKRIQEAYAVLRDAEKRADYDATLPSSVGGEGGYASGRRHGFRGAEWRGEREFDQHFREQVERIQRERDQALKDMENQRTRSGFTSSFGGFRAPRTQAPGGGMPPPGFSPLPHALLRTLPLLLLPCLLVYGVYRHAKFRRDNYAASPSPSPILYDDLGRAFMTDSKGRQYRVMEFDVRGTRPGGS; from the exons ATGTCAAATGAGAAATCCAACCACTACGTCACTCTAG GAGTCTCTCGGACCGCGCCGGCCAGCACAATCAGGTCGGCGTACCTTCGCCTAGCCAAACAATATCACCCTGATCTGAACGTAAGCGCATCCAGCACAGAGAAGTTCAAGAGAATACAAGAAGCGTACGCTGTGCTGCGAGATGCGGAGAAACGCGCTGACTACGATGCGACTCTCCCGAGCTCCGTTGGTGGAGAGGGCGGGTACGCTTCCGGACGCAGACACGGCTTTCGAGGCGCTGAgtggagaggcgagcgaGAATTCGACCAGCATTTCAGAGAACAGGTAGAACGGATACAGCGGGAAAGGGACCAGGCGTTAAAGGACATGGAG AATCAACGGACCAGAAGCGGATTCACTTCCTCATTTGGAGGTTTTCGCGCACCGAGAACACAAGCGCCCGGAGGCGGCATGCCCCCTCctggcttctctccccttcctcatGCGCTGCTCCGCACTcttccgctgcttctgctccCTTGCCTTCTTGTCTACGGGGTGTATCGACATGCAAA GTTTCGTCGAGATAACTACGCTGCTTCACCATCTCCCAGTCCTATTCTGTACGACGACCTAG GTCGAGCGTTCATGACTGACTCGAAAGGCAGGCAGTACCG TGTCATGGAGTTCGACGTCCGTGGTACTAGACCCGGTGGTTCCTAA
- a CDS encoding hypothetical protein (encoded by transcript TGME49_273620~Predicted trans-membrane domain (TMHMM2.0):39-62) encodes MKIQSIVTKTTKAALTAAIDTLLAKGADAPAVSSFHEKGGAVPVLCVFIVRAYFVGSYLVIVPLLCFPNFPLLERLAQHCSSGTLLKGEDTLCRDPKASSCHLHLRLRFLEVVAVCFVLPRKQADLRLPLYRFQAGVRRPCLHAPRALNEAPLKFDVALFVQFVLHIKAFCCESHDSCCRPT; translated from the coding sequence ATGAAAATACAGTCCATTGTCACGAAAACGACAAAAGCCGCTCTAACTGCCGCGATTGATACACTTTTGGCGAAGGGTGCCGACGCTCCAGCTGTCTCATCCTTCCATGAAAAAGGAGGAGCTGTGCCGGTTCTGTGTGTTTTTATTGTGCGTGCTTATTTTGTTGGTTCTTACCTCGTTATTGTTCCTCTGCTGTGCTTCCCTAACTTTCCGCTACTCGAACGTCTAGCCCAGCACTGCAGTTCTGGAACGTTGCTGAAAGGGGAAGACACCTTGTGTCGGGATCCAAAAGCTTCTAGTTGTCATCTGCATCTGAGACTGAGATTCCTTGAAGTTGTCGCTGTTTGTTTCGTTCTGCCGCGCAAACAGGCCGATCTTCGGCTGCCTCTGTACAGATTTCAAGCGGGTGTTCGCAGACCCTGCCTGCATGCCCCTCGCGCGTTGAATGAGGCGCCGTTAAAGTTCGATGTTGCCTTATTTGTTCAATTTGTTCTTCATATAAAGGCTTTCTGCTGCGAGTCTCATGATTCTTGTTGCCGTCCCACTTAG
- a CDS encoding hypothetical protein (encoded by transcript TGME49_273610), which produces MAEKALTRATTPTGSWRRPEPVDRADPENRRDSLHAGAPYASEGQGGRKTESGRSPESLSLFSRQFLAESRTPQSSWSRSRPSSSAPASSLRPSPSSDPSPRASSSSSCPACSCGLSSCLSTDSPGSRTSASGVPDKFKRSCAYSGKPPPSKKRRLLPAAQLASPTCTLKGHVYRCPLERKHSLPTPSVFLEKDGSLSSSALRILSRLHVKYVPSEDPHKVTSGSSGFVRTASFSASVKSGQLGGRASPPQTKTGLNPLISLLCCLPLLEPSSRPSCFFFLSPSALLTPSSSRASSSSSSKPPYPSDRVRPGGLTGDAFKLSRLQLLYDSLPLCCQPLACSSSLVSRFSSLDQSFGVPSASPAFVPINTWAFFLSLLATVTSSPLPCVSPSSVSPSSSSFESSDGFSSLSRSASPRFKRALVFVFEFIPTLCCSACCEADHAESLRRRGAEPTANAVECRGSQGSSETSRIENVQREDDAGGCRHGAGEGERRTEEKEGEHRLEAGSTEQTRQQGREPESNDDAGMPVSDEQRGDPQRPTGRVEREERRAANENDGFWARICGVENSQFIRVCRERFSRVVMLLPPIPEASHIMGCEEIKGEQSGREETHSQENIEADAELAWTTWIEQGGRVAELTNPAFDRPF; this is translated from the exons ATGGCGGAGAAAGCACTGACGAGAGCGACAACGCCGACGGGCAGCTGGCGGCGTCCCGAGCCTGTGGACAGAGCAGATCcggagaacaggagagacagcctgCATGCGGGAGCGCCCTACGCGTCCGAGGGAcaaggaggaaggaagaccGAGAGCGGCAGAAGCCCAGAATCCCTGAGCTTGTTCTCCCGGCAGTTCCTTGCGGAGAGCCGTACACCACAATCGTCCTGGTCCCG GTCTCGTCCATCCTCTTCGGCTCCTGCCTCTTCGCTGCgcccctctccttcttcagatCCCTCTCCTcgtgcctcctcttcctctagCTGTCCAGCTTGCTCTTGTGGGttgtcttcttgtctgtcCACCGACTCCCCCGGTTCTCGCACGTCTGCTTCGGGGGTTCCCGATAAGTTCAAGAGATCCTGTGCATATTCCGGAAAGCCTCCACCATCCAAAAAACGACGACTGCTGCCTGCAGCACAGCTGGCCTCTCCAACGTGTACCCTCAAAGGACACGTGTATCGCTGCCCTTTAGAGCGGAAACACTCGCTTCCCACGCCGTCCGTTTTTTTAGAGAAAGAcggctctctctcgtcctcagCGCTTCGGATTTTATCGCGTCTCCACGTAAAGTATGTCCCCTCTGAGGATCCCCACAAAGTGACTAGCGGGTCCTCGGGCTTTGTACGCACTGCatccttctctgcgtctgtcaAGTCTGGGCAACTCGGAGGCCGTGCGTCACCGCCTCAGACAAAGACAGGCCTTAACCCGctcatctctcttctctgttgtctgcctctcctcgagccttcctcgcggccttcctgcttcttcttcctctcgccgtctgcaCTTCTGacaccttcttcttctcgcgcgtcctcctcctcttcttctaaGCCTCCGTACCCGTCGGATCGCGTGAGGCCTGGAGGCCTGACAGGAGACGCGTTCAAGTTATCTAGGCTTCAGCTGCTGTACGATTCGCTTCCCTTGTGTTGTCAGCCTCTCGCGTGCTCGTCATCGTTggtgtctcgtttttcgtctttggATCAGTCATTCGGCGTcccctctgcgtcgcctgcctTTGTCCCCATCAACACGTgggctttctttctctcgctgcttgcCACCGTCACATCTAGTCCTCTGCCTTGTGTCTCACCTTCTTCCGTTTccccctcctcctcttctttcgaaTCGTCTGAtggcttctcgtctctctctcgatcgGCGTCGCCGCGCTTCAAGCGGGCTCTGGTCTTCGTCTTTGAGTTTATTCCTACGCTCTGTTGCTCTGCATGCTGTGAGGCGGACCACGCGGAGAGCCTCCGGAGACGCGGTGCAGAGCCGACAGCGAACGCAGTTGAGTGTAGGGGAAGCCAGGGCAGTAGCGAGACCAGCCGAATCGAAAACGTGCAGCGGGAAGACGATGCAGGAGGTTGCCGCCATGGGGCTggtgagggagagagacgcaccgaagagaaggagggagaacaCCGCCTCGAGGCAGGCAGCACGGAACAGACGCGACAGCAAGGGCGAGAACCGGAAAGCAATGATGACGCGGGAATGCCGGTTTCAgatgaacagagaggagatcCGCAGCGACCGACAGGAAGggtagagagagaagagagacgggcAGCGAACGAGAACGACGGTTTTTGGGCGCGAATCTGCGGCGTTGAAAACAGCCAATTCATTCGTGTGTGTCGAGAGAGATTCTCCCGCGTCGTCATGCTCCTGCCGCCGATCCCTGAGGCTTCTCACATCATGGGATGTGAAGAGATCAAAGGAGAACAGAgtgggagagaggagacacattCACAAGAGAACATCGAGGCAGATGCCGAGCTCGCCTGGACAACATGGATTGAACAAGGGGGGCGTGTCGCTGAGCTTACCAATCCGGCATTCGATCGGCCATTTTAG